In one window of Micromonospora cathayae DNA:
- a CDS encoding DUF881 domain-containing protein, which translates to MSDNDSGTGWPEPTGPARPTGPAAEPDPRPDAPDPDETAPLRVPPAPADGDDGRDADDGRDGDDGRDADGPPATGTHDDETTVVLTAASTGTDGSTGTDPAAADRPAARRMSTASVMIAVLLALLGFTLVVQLKTTSTDPTLAATRQEDLVRILSDLDAREARLRQDIAQLEESQRQLASGAQGREAALQEAARRADELGILAGTLPATGPGLTIRFGGGSKPVSASRVLDAVQELRGAGAEAMQIAGPIGSPARIVASTYFLDAEGGGLVVDGRRMTGPYTITVIGDPATMRTALNIPGGVAASIKGDGGNVSFEDREEAEVSALHAPIRLEHARPVS; encoded by the coding sequence ATGAGTGACAACGACAGCGGTACCGGCTGGCCGGAGCCGACCGGTCCGGCGCGGCCCACCGGTCCGGCGGCCGAGCCGGATCCGCGTCCGGACGCCCCGGACCCGGACGAGACGGCCCCGCTGCGGGTGCCCCCGGCACCGGCCGACGGTGACGACGGGCGCGACGCCGACGACGGGCGCGACGGTGACGACGGGCGCGACGCCGACGGGCCGCCGGCCACCGGCACCCACGACGACGAGACGACGGTGGTGCTGACCGCCGCGTCCACCGGGACGGACGGTTCCACCGGGACGGACCCGGCCGCCGCGGACCGGCCGGCGGCGCGGCGGATGAGCACGGCGTCGGTGATGATCGCGGTGTTGCTGGCGCTGCTGGGGTTCACCCTGGTGGTGCAGTTGAAGACCACCTCCACCGATCCGACGTTGGCGGCGACCCGGCAGGAGGACCTGGTCCGGATCCTGTCGGACCTGGACGCCCGGGAGGCCCGGCTGCGGCAGGACATCGCCCAGTTGGAGGAGAGTCAGCGGCAGTTGGCCTCGGGCGCGCAGGGCCGTGAGGCGGCGTTGCAGGAGGCGGCCCGGCGGGCCGACGAGTTGGGCATCCTGGCGGGGACGCTGCCGGCGACCGGGCCGGGGTTGACGATCCGGTTCGGTGGCGGGAGCAAGCCGGTCTCGGCGAGCCGGGTGCTGGACGCGGTGCAGGAGCTGCGGGGCGCGGGCGCGGAGGCGATGCAGATCGCCGGTCCGATCGGGTCGCCGGCGCGGATCGTGGCGTCGACGTACTTCCTGGACGCCGAGGGTGGTGGTCTGGTGGTGGACGGGCGGCGGATGACGGGCCCGTACACGATCACGGTGATCGGTGATCCGGCGACGATGCGAACCGCGTTGAACATTCCCGGCGGGGTGGCCGCATCGATCAAGGGTGACGGCGGTAACGTGAGCTTCGAGGATCGTGAGGAGGCCGAGGTTTCGGCTCTGCACGCGCCGATCAGGTTGGAACACGCCCGTCCGGTCTCGTGA
- a CDS encoding bifunctional nuclease family protein — protein MRELSVVGVRVELPTNQPIVLLREVEGDRYLPIWIGAVEATAIAYEQQGVKTARPLTHDLLRDVLAALKAPLRAVEITELKENVFYADLLIGDGLRVSARPSDSIALALRVGAPIRCAEQVLSEAGIVIPDEQEDEVEKFREFLDQVRPEDFAG, from the coding sequence GTGCGCGAGCTGAGCGTGGTCGGGGTTCGGGTGGAACTGCCCACCAACCAGCCGATCGTCCTGCTCCGGGAGGTCGAGGGCGACCGCTATCTGCCGATCTGGATCGGTGCGGTCGAGGCCACGGCGATCGCCTACGAGCAGCAGGGCGTGAAGACGGCCCGGCCGTTGACGCACGATCTGCTGCGGGACGTGTTGGCGGCGTTGAAGGCGCCGTTGCGGGCGGTGGAGATCACCGAGCTGAAGGAGAACGTCTTCTACGCGGATCTGCTGATCGGTGACGGGTTGCGGGTGTCGGCCCGGCCGAGTGATTCGATCGCGTTGGCGTTGCGGGTGGGTGCGCCGATTCGTTGTGCCGAGCAGGTCCTCAGCGAGGCGGGGATCGTGATTCCCGACGAGCAGGAGGACGAGGTGGAGAAGTTCCGCGAGTTCCTGGACCAGGTGCGTCCGGAGGATTTCGCCGGCTGA
- a CDS encoding MerR family transcriptional regulator translates to MHGPRDSDPGTASQGPGDPGPRSATEGDGSVGYRGVTACAAVGISYRQLDYWARTALVVPSVRDASGSGTSRLYSFRDLVVLKVVKRLLDAGVSLQNIRKAIEALRSRGVGDLAGITLISDGTTVYECRSPEEVVDLLQGGQGVFGIAIGGAFKEIEGSLSHLPAEPAVAGGEEPAVAGADAVGDELAARRARRRAG, encoded by the coding sequence ATGCACGGGCCACGAGATTCGGATCCGGGTACGGCGTCGCAGGGCCCCGGTGATCCAGGGCCACGGTCGGCGACTGAGGGTGACGGTTCGGTGGGTTACCGGGGCGTGACGGCCTGCGCGGCGGTGGGGATCAGCTACCGGCAGTTGGACTACTGGGCGCGGACGGCGCTGGTGGTGCCGAGTGTGCGGGACGCGTCGGGGTCGGGTACGTCCCGGCTGTACTCGTTCCGGGACCTGGTGGTGTTGAAGGTCGTGAAGCGGCTGTTGGACGCGGGGGTGTCCCTGCAGAACATCCGCAAGGCGATCGAGGCGCTGCGGTCGCGGGGGGTGGGTGACCTGGCGGGCATCACGTTGATCTCCGACGGGACGACGGTGTACGAGTGCCGGTCCCCGGAGGAGGTGGTCGACCTGTTGCAGGGTGGCCAGGGGGTGTTCGGGATCGCGATCGGCGGGGCCTTCAAGGAGATCGAGGGTTCGTTGTCGCATCTGCCGGCGGAGCCCGCGGTGGCCGGTGGCGAGGAACCGGCGGTGGCCGGGGCGGACGCGGTGGGTGACGAGTTGGCGGCGCGGCGGGCCCGACGGCGGGCCGGCTGA
- a CDS encoding MerR family transcriptional regulator — protein MSIGEVLAQLRVEFPDTTISKLRFLEAEGLVEPQRTPAGYRKYSWDDVARLRFVLTAQRDQYLPLRVIREQLAEWDASSSDGAGRPRPTLVAVGPGGEVPGRGPADPDPVESATVRLSRTDLVARSGVDESTLGELERLGVVVSSPPGWYDGDALIIARAVAGLAAYGLEPRHLRAFRTAADREAGLFAQLLAPLARQSDPAARARAAETARELVALSQQLHAALVRVGLRSTLGR, from the coding sequence ATGAGCATCGGCGAGGTGCTGGCCCAGTTGCGGGTGGAGTTTCCGGACACCACGATTTCGAAGCTGCGGTTCCTCGAGGCCGAAGGCCTGGTGGAACCGCAGCGCACACCGGCGGGGTACCGGAAGTACAGCTGGGACGATGTGGCCCGGCTGCGGTTCGTGTTGACCGCGCAGCGGGACCAGTACCTGCCGTTGCGGGTGATCCGTGAGCAGTTGGCCGAGTGGGACGCGTCGTCGTCCGACGGGGCGGGTCGGCCCCGGCCGACGCTGGTCGCGGTGGGTCCGGGTGGTGAGGTGCCGGGCCGGGGTCCGGCGGATCCGGATCCGGTCGAGTCGGCGACGGTGCGGTTGAGCCGGACGGATCTGGTGGCCCGCAGCGGCGTCGACGAGTCGACCCTGGGCGAGTTGGAGCGGCTCGGGGTGGTGGTGTCGAGTCCGCCGGGCTGGTACGACGGTGACGCCCTGATCATCGCGCGGGCGGTGGCGGGGTTGGCGGCGTACGGGCTGGAGCCTCGGCATCTGCGGGCGTTCCGGACGGCGGCGGACCGGGAGGCGGGTCTGTTCGCGCAGTTGTTGGCGCCGTTGGCGCGGCAGAGTGATCCGGCGGCGCGGGCCCGGGCGGCGGAGACGGCCCGCGAGTTGGTGGCGTTGTCGCAGCAGTTGCACGCGGCGTTGGTCCGGGTGGGGTTGCGGTCGACGTTGGGTCGGTGA
- the odhI gene encoding oxoglutarate dehydrogenase inhibitor Odhl translates to MTRPDDEFPPLDVTSTLNLGSLDEVLEGPDADVVPSRMSGSLPPGMALLVVRRGPNAGARFLLDHDVTTSGRHPDSDIFLDDVTVSRRHAEFHRDGGTFTVRDVGSLNGTYVNRERVEAATLSNGDEVQIGKFRVVFIAGPRPEEEAGRG, encoded by the coding sequence ATGACGCGCCCAGACGACGAGTTCCCCCCGCTCGACGTCACTTCGACGCTCAATCTCGGCTCGCTCGACGAAGTTCTCGAGGGGCCGGATGCCGATGTGGTGCCGAGCCGGATGTCGGGTTCGTTGCCGCCGGGTATGGCGTTGCTGGTGGTCCGTCGCGGTCCGAACGCCGGGGCCCGTTTCCTGTTGGACCATGACGTGACGACCAGTGGTCGGCACCCCGACAGTGACATCTTCCTCGACGACGTGACGGTGTCGCGGCGGCACGCGGAGTTCCACCGGGACGGTGGCACGTTCACGGTGCGGGACGTGGGTAGCCTGAACGGCACGTACGTCAACCGGGAGCGGGTGGAGGCGGCGACGCTGAGCAACGGTGACGAGGTGCAGATCGGCAAGTTCCGGGTCGTGTTCATCGCCGGTCCGCGCCCGGAGGAGGAGGCCGGCCGGGGGTGA
- the gcvH gene encoding glycine cleavage system protein GcvH: MIPEDLRYTAEHEWVVADDSGTVRVGITHYAQDALGDIVYVQLPDEGVAVAAGEPLGEIESTKSVSEIYAPVSGTVAARNEALGDTPELINTDPYGAGWLLEIRPDDPAAVEGLLTASAYRDVTAS, encoded by the coding sequence GTGATTCCCGAGGACCTGCGTTACACCGCCGAGCACGAGTGGGTGGTGGCCGACGACAGCGGTACCGTCCGGGTCGGCATCACCCATTACGCGCAGGACGCGTTGGGTGACATCGTCTACGTCCAGCTGCCGGACGAGGGCGTGGCGGTGGCGGCGGGTGAACCGCTGGGTGAGATCGAGTCGACCAAGAGCGTGTCGGAGATCTACGCCCCGGTGAGCGGGACGGTGGCGGCGCGCAACGAGGCGCTCGGCGACACCCCCGAGTTGATCAACACTGATCCGTACGGGGCGGGTTGGTTGTTGGAGATCCGGCCGGACGATCCGGCGGCGGTGGAGGGTTTGTTGACCGCGTCCGCGTACCGGGACGTCACCGCAAGCTGA